The DNA sequence GGGTAACTGGCAATGATTCTTCAGGAGTAGGTTGTCGATTTTCAACCTGGGAATCCATTTTTAGGTTGTATTTAGCAGTGCTAGCTTGCTGTTTAATGGGGCTGGAATGTTTTGTTGCGGTGCTGGGTCTAGACTGGTACCAAAAGGTTATGGGTAGATATAAAGGATGTGGAGTCAGTTCCTGTATGTTTTCAGTAAGAGGTGGATATTCAGTTGTGGGAATATGGGATGTAGAGTATTCTTTGGAGATGGATGGATTAGTGCTAAATACTGGATGTTTGCTAACATTGGTTTTCAGCTTTGATACTAAGGCATCTGTATGTTTGTCTGTTACTAAGACAATATTTGCCAAAGTAGTGGGTGAAGTCAATGCTGTGTTTGTAAGAGAATGGCTGTTTGTGGGCCAGTTCTGTGTTGGTGGTGGTGGTTTGGTGTTTGGCTGTTCAGAATGTGCAATTGTGCTGGACTGGTAGAGAGAAGTGGTTTTTGGAAAGTAAGTGTGAGTGGTTTGGTGTTTGGACATGCCTCGTGAACGCTGGGTTGTGCTCAATCGATGCAGCTTGGTACTGGGCTGAATTTTTCTTGTATGGAGACTGCCCTGAGTTATGGTGTCTTGTTTCTTAGATGGGTGGGGATGTTCCTTGATAGTGCTTTTGGAGAGTTGTAGAGTTTGGGGAATTAGTGGTTTGGTTGTAGGTGGATTATGGGAAGATGTTTCACTAAAGTGGTGTTGGGCTGTATTCAGTAGCTGTTTGGCTGTATATGGTTGAGCTTTGACTGAGATCTGCGTTTTGATGGTATATTGTTGGATTGTAGTGGGTGGTGGTAGGGTTGTGCTGGATTTTTGTTGGGTTCTGGAAGGTTGTGGCTGAGATGTTGTAGGTTGTTTTGGGGTAATGCTAGTATGTTGCTCTGTGATCAGATCTGTTTGGGTTGTACTGGTATGACTGATGAGGTTTCTAGGTCGAACTGTGCTTGTGGTCTTTGGCATGGGCTGAATGATAGATGTGTGAGAGGATGGAAGGGCCTTGGTTGAGGCACGTAGATGGTTAGGAACCATTGTGGAATTTTCCGCCCCTGTTGATGAAATTGTAGAAAACCAATTTGTATGAGAGACATTCAATGGAAATGGCACACACAGGacaataacataaataaaaagccATTGATTTCAAATGGTTGATAATGAGATATGTAGATATTCTTTCTCCAGAGGATAATGGGACATTTTTTtaggttttaataaaataatttagcagGAATTAATTTGTAAAGAAAAGTGGTTAAAGTCATCAGatgaatttcaaatattttataaatgcatgtttCCTCCAGCTTGTGCATCTTTCAGAATACACATGAAAGACATTTATTTGGAATTTATATTGAAACTATACTGTGACGGGACCACTACATGTGTAGTATGTGCGGTTCAATTTAAAACCCAAATTAAATGTTTAGTCTGTTTTACATGGAAGTATAATTAATATGAGTAAAAGCAGGTGTACTTGATTTGGTTCATGTTTATAGATGTCTAAACATTTAAAGCTGGAAACttagcaaaaaaaaatgtttgtcattttaGTTGTAATGTTGATTCAGTCTCTCCGTTTTACGAAGAAAACCAGGTGTGTGGTCATAAAGTCATACTAATTTTGTATAGAGCACCTAACACATCATATAGCATATTTATATGGTGGGTATCTTCATTTGCCAATTTTAGTGAGAGTgcaaaataatcacatttcttTGAGGTGATGACTGAAGGTCAGCGTATATTAAGGGTTGTATGTCACTAATATGGCAACAAGACAGCATACAACTTTTTCAAATGTTGCATTGtttcatataaacaaaaacagtatGCAGTAAATACTTTTCAGCAATATGCATTATGCTTGGATTCCATTCTGCTAATGTAATATTTTGCTTGACTTCAAAGGTGGAAAAAAGGTCATTTACCTGAAGTTTTCCTTGGTTTTGGAAGTCTAGTGTGTATGAGAAGAGGGGCTGCTCTGGTCTGGTTAATGTTGTTTAAGACTAGAACATGGCAGGAAAAGTCATTACATATTTCATATTCATTACTACTATCACTGTCTGTGTAAAGGAAGGAAAAAGATGTCTTTTACCTGGCACTGGAGGCAAGAATGATCGCTGCCTTGCTAAAATAGGCTTCTGTTTAGAGAGCAATATccaatgaaaaaaagagagataaagcGAGAGAACAAAAGTATTATCCTTAAAGCTTAGTTATTTAGTTACCTTAGGCTTTGCCTGGTTCAGTTCCTTGAATGGCTCTATTATTTGATCTGAGGGGGAAATTTATAAAGTTTCTTAGTTAAGTTTCTTAGTTCTTAGTCATTTTGCCATTTTTGTGTCAGATATTCATCCTAAACAtccacaggagaaaaaaaaaaaaaaacacaagacaaTTGTTTACACAATAAAAGTCCATAACTATAGTCTGAAGACTTCATGTTAATCTATGACTCATTGGAAAATGGATGATGTGTAGTGGGACACACCAGCTGTGTTATGGATGACGGCCGGACTCCACACTCCACAGTTTGTGACGGTGTCTGCACGGACCGCAAACTCATACAGAGCATCTTGTTTGAGGTTGTCAATGACTGTGCTGGTGGATGGACAGGTATGGTAGTTCCAGGTGTTGCTAAGCTCCTTCTCTCTGTAGCGGACTGTGAACTGTCTGAGAGACGACACAACAGTAAACATGACTCTATAACTagatgttaaattatttaaataatttactcaGACAGTATTATTTCAGTAGGATTTGGCAATAATGGGCTAAACTCAGAAATTGTGTAGGTTTATAGATGCCCTATGCTTACCCTTTTTTTtcaagatctctctctctctctctctttctggcaTTTGTAAGGTTTTTATGGGTCAGAGGGATCAAATTAGTCATTTTGTTGAGGGCTGAGGTCAAGCTTTTCACTAACTTGTCCAAGGACCGTGTGTATGGGTCATATTGTGTCTACATTGTGGGGACATGggcagtaaaaaagaaaaacaatgataGAAAAATAAGTGTGTATTTGTCTGtgatcccccccccccatccAAACATCTGTTAATTGTATTACTGgtttaatgtttcacttttcttttctttttttctgacacTGTTTAGTTTATAAAAGTATGTTGTTTTTCCCACTCGTGTGTGTGATCAGAGTGTCTGGTTGTTTCTGGAACACATGGGCATCTGCACACAATCCTGTTCCTGCTCTGTGTCTTCTGTCAGTGTAATAATTGCACATCTTGAGACAAGGTCAACAACAAACTGATTACATCCATTACACCCATATGGTACAGATATATGCACTCATACAAGCTCAAGGACACATACCCTTCATCAAAACAGTCATCCAGAATGGTATCCATGAAGGGGCTGGTCATTAGTGTCCCCCAGGACAGCAACACTGACGACTGTGTTACTGAGCTGATCACAATGTTCAATGGTTTCTCTAGATCCACTTTCCCTGGAGGTCACATGTCACTAATCAGCTAAGATTCATTACACAATTTTCACTCAGacattgctagtaaatttcacaaattacaaagaaatggcaagtaacacatttaacTGAATGTGAAATTTTGAGGTAGAAAGACTTGCAATAGTACATAATCTTCAGGATAAATTCCAATcaaaattttttgtcatttattgtaAGTGTGGGGTCCCCTGTATGTACAGAAGGTGTTTGTTTCTTGTTCTCCGATTTAATTTGTGACACTGTGTTGCTTACCTACACATATTTTCTTAGGTTCCTCTAGATTCTTTGACTGTAACGCAATAAGATATTTGGGCTCAGCAACTAGAACATAGAGAAGATACTGTTAAAGAAACAACCAATTCAATAAAAGAAGCCTTAAGAGAAATACAGTACCTATCTCAGTTTCATAGGGTTGTCCATCTTCAGGTAGCTGGATGAATTGTTTGGAGAACATGCTTCTGCCATACCCCAGGATGTATCCCTCCAGTCTGGTGTCCACATGGGGCCGGATGAACTTGAAAACAATGGTGTCTCCAACAGCGCTGATACGCACCCTCATGTTCTGTCTCTGCACTGGGATTCAAATACACAGGAAAAATCATCTCATCAGATTCACTAAAATCCCTTAAATTTACATTATGATTTCAGATAGGTATATCAGAAGTCACGTGACTGTATCTACAATGTTCTTGCCAAGAAATTTGGAATAACAATCAGTCCAGTGTCAATTTTTTTCCTTTCTGAAAGCTGCACTTGTACGGTCTAAACGAAAGTGTTTTGGTCATGGACTTGCCAGCAACGATGATTCCCTCACAAACATCACGTGCTGCTGTTATAATTACTCAGTTTTGTGAACTatgacaacaaaacacaaacacgtAAAAGAACCCCAGTACAAGACCCCTGTGGTTTGTTTCTCATAAATGTGCGTGTTTGCCGTTTCTGAAGAATAAATGATGAAACCGTGCATGTCCTATGCCAGAGAAAGTTATTAACACTTAGAAAGGAAACCCCTGACATTGAGCACAGAGTTCCAGATCACACAAACAGCCCATTTATTACATCAGAGCTGGTTTCTGTTTGACCTCAGAGGAGGACAAAGTTCAAGGCCATGTTCAGTTTCAAGTTAGTTTGAGAAAGGCAATAATATCCCAAAACAATGccaaattaacataaaataatagcCT is a window from the Carassius gibelio isolate Cgi1373 ecotype wild population from Czech Republic chromosome A9, carGib1.2-hapl.c, whole genome shotgun sequence genome containing:
- the LOC128019875 gene encoding target of Nesh-SH3 produces the protein MQAFLLLFLSEILLLKLTSATTLKVQRQNMRVRISAVGDTIVFKFIRPHVDTRLEGYILGYGRSMFSKQFIQLPEDGQPYETEIVAEPKYLIALQSKNLEEPKKICVGKVDLEKPLNIVISSVTQSSVLLSWGTLMTSPFMDTILDDCFDEGQFTVRYREKELSNTWNYHTCPSTSTVIDNLKQDALYEFAVRADTVTNCGVWSPAVIHNTADQIIEPFKELNQAKPKKPILARQRSFLPPVPVLNNINQTRAAPLLIHTRLPKPRKTSGAENSTMVPNHLRASTKALPSSHTSIIQPMPKTTSTVRPRNLISHTSTTQTDLITEQHTSITPKQPTTSQPQPSRTQQKSSTTLPPPTTIQQYTIKTQISVKAQPYTAKQLLNTAQHHFSETSSHNPPTTKPLIPQTLQLSKSTIKEHPHPSKKQDTITQGSLHTRKIQPSTKLHRLSTTQRSRGMSKHQTTHTYFPKTTSLYQSSTIAHSEQPNTKPPPPTQNWPTNSHSLTNTALTSPTTLANIVLVTDKHTDALVSKLKTNVSKHPVFSTNPSISKEYSTSHIPTTEYPPLTENIQELTPHPLYLPITFWYQSRPSTATKHSSPIKQQASTAKYNLKMDSQVENRQPTPEESLPVTPKNLSKLTPQTAFTKSDAVKNSPVAEKVTVGTSHPNRTAASPQPKDEQILSQPTLTNEVANRNEGRGIFPNPSSVFHPLARNATSRLRPHGRVPPVPPKRFFRPPYGYRNSTVNKKRALSNLTPSSKVKTELNQVSKTKEKEKVTDLKQVDPVPDMKPLAPPTAERPAKQQPSSTTTPRSVFEGSRFDTGDNSSVFSSHPLSEVDATGKKRFIAPHVIYKTDKRPEEPCSVTQSLSFFPDEEVGSLNVTGPPKTPPSNLTVVAVEGCPSFIILDWDKTDNETTEYEVISSTKGPHGEKVSIQTTNQTHAVVENMPPGESSYEFRVTPKNELGSGPASAPVTFSTESADPRVSQIQTGKNAIWSSFPFKADSYSECNGQQFIKRTWYRKFVGIQLCNSLRYKIYLSDSLKGKFYSIGDQAGYGEDHCQFVDSFLDGRTGGPLSPDQLPPRKGFYRAMRQEPVRFGEIGGNSMINYVAWYECGIPIPGKW